One window of the Thermodesulfovibrionia bacterium genome contains the following:
- a CDS encoding peptidoglycan DD-metalloendopeptidase family protein, which produces MGIREAKTFLLIVSISLLAFCFSLLHAAAPEKELTDISKKIEERKEKVKKTKAEEKSLATNLKTIGFSIKKNADDIRKYNQMISEKSANIDSVNQSTGSLQAGLAKRKEYLYERLRTIYKFRQNEIALFFVSAADYQDFGRKRKYLEYIAGYDRRLIEDIRAGLVKLDVNKQELETLKNSLESDRKILSKKTKELEAQKRKKNSLLTSVKERRSNYEKELEELTKASKRLRAMMKRISRMGSSKPSVDKGFSSMKGRLPWPVNGSIVLPFGKYIDPELKIPVYKNGVEIKTSLGSPVEAIMGGKIVFADKFKGYGLLVIIDHGGGYHSLYGQLSEIFHETGAIIKKGSVIGKAGMSKSLGIPTLYFEIRDKGKPVDPVNWLMKNRIDKTSKK; this is translated from the coding sequence ATGGGAATAAGAGAAGCAAAGACATTCCTTCTTATAGTTTCTATCTCACTGTTGGCCTTCTGTTTTTCACTTCTTCATGCAGCAGCCCCTGAAAAAGAACTTACCGATATCAGCAAAAAAATTGAAGAAAGAAAAGAAAAGGTTAAAAAGACCAAAGCGGAAGAAAAGTCATTGGCCACAAATCTCAAGACGATAGGCTTCTCAATAAAAAAGAATGCCGATGATATCCGTAAATACAATCAGATGATATCTGAAAAATCAGCCAATATAGATTCTGTTAATCAAAGCACCGGTTCACTGCAGGCCGGCCTGGCAAAGAGGAAGGAGTATCTTTATGAACGCCTTAGAACAATATATAAGTTCAGGCAAAATGAAATAGCATTGTTTTTTGTATCTGCGGCAGACTATCAGGACTTTGGAAGAAAAAGAAAATATCTGGAATATATTGCCGGGTACGACCGAAGATTGATCGAAGATATCAGAGCCGGCCTTGTTAAGCTTGACGTTAACAAACAGGAGCTTGAGACCCTTAAGAACAGCCTTGAGTCAGACAGGAAGATTCTTAGTAAAAAGACGAAAGAATTAGAGGCGCAGAAACGCAAAAAAAACAGCCTGCTCACATCAGTGAAAGAGAGGCGCAGCAATTACGAAAAAGAGCTTGAGGAGCTGACAAAGGCATCAAAGAGGCTGCGAGCAATGATGAAGAGAATTTCAAGAATGGGAAGTTCAAAGCCTTCTGTAGATAAAGGCTTCAGCTCCATGAAAGGCAGACTCCCGTGGCCTGTAAACGGCAGTATTGTTCTTCCTTTTGGCAAATACATCGACCCTGAGCTTAAGATCCCTGTTTATAAGAACGGGGTGGAGATCAAGACAAGCCTGGGGAGTCCGGTAGAGGCGATAATGGGCGGCAAGATAGTATTCGCTGACAAGTTCAAGGGGTATGGGCTGCTGGTAATTATTGATCACGGCGGAGGATATCACTCTCTCTACGGGCAGCTGTCAGAGATTTTTCATGAAACAGGTGCTATAATAAAAAAGGGTTCAGTCATTGGTAAAGCAGGCATGTCAAAGTCACTGGGAATTCCCACTCTTTATTTTGAGATTAGAGATAAAGGAAAGCCTGTTGACCCAGTTAATTGGCTGATGAAAAACCGAATTGATAAGACTTCAAAAAAATAA
- a CDS encoding S41 family peptidase, which yields MLKNKSYFWWALILLLMMTPLVLSKWGAVETVSAYEGEAYKRIKTFVEVLSLVKQNYVEEVDDKELVYGAIRGMLSSLDPHSSFMTPDSYHEMQIETKGEFGGLGIQIGMKDNMLTVIAPIEDTPAFVAGVKAGDFIIKINNETTKDLTLMEAVNKLRGEKGTSVTITIVRAGLDKPIDFTIIRDIIKTKSVKHKIIDNEIGYVRLMQFQEQSAADLETALVEISKTKGITGLVLDLRNNPGGLLNSAVDVSSKFLPANKLVVYIKGRVGEKTEYKTKNGNKPYDYPMIVLVNEGSASASEIVAGALQDWGRAVILGTKTFGKGSVQTVMELSDGSGLRLTTARYYTPKDRSIQTTGIEPDIAVKSENGSGTHPIVREKDLARHLENDLIKTKDKEVKKDEAADNPVITEEDAPEAVVKDEKAEDIQLQRAVDLLKGWQVFKDLKKAS from the coding sequence ATGCTGAAAAATAAATCTTATTTCTGGTGGGCACTTATACTTCTTCTAATGATGACGCCTCTTGTGCTGAGCAAATGGGGGGCTGTTGAAACTGTGAGCGCTTATGAGGGGGAAGCATATAAAAGGATCAAGACCTTTGTAGAGGTGCTGTCGCTTGTAAAACAGAATTATGTTGAAGAAGTAGATGACAAGGAACTGGTATACGGCGCTATAAGAGGAATGCTGAGTTCCCTTGACCCGCACTCATCCTTCATGACCCCTGATTCCTATCATGAGATGCAGATAGAGACCAAGGGAGAGTTCGGAGGGCTCGGCATACAGATCGGCATGAAAGACAATATGCTTACCGTTATAGCACCTATTGAGGACACCCCGGCCTTTGTCGCAGGAGTCAAGGCAGGCGACTTTATTATAAAGATAAATAATGAGACTACAAAAGACCTGACACTTATGGAAGCAGTTAATAAGCTCAGGGGAGAGAAAGGCACCTCTGTAACTATTACAATAGTCAGAGCCGGCCTTGATAAACCGATAGATTTCACCATCATAAGAGACATAATAAAGACAAAGAGCGTGAAGCATAAAATAATAGATAATGAAATAGGATATGTAAGGCTCATGCAGTTTCAGGAGCAGTCAGCTGCTGACCTTGAGACTGCTTTAGTGGAAATATCCAAGACTAAAGGCATCACCGGGCTTGTTCTTGACCTGAGAAATAACCCCGGCGGACTTCTTAACAGCGCAGTTGATGTATCAAGCAAGTTCCTCCCGGCAAACAAGCTTGTCGTCTATATTAAGGGAAGGGTCGGAGAAAAGACTGAATACAAAACTAAAAACGGCAATAAACCTTATGACTATCCAATGATAGTACTCGTTAACGAAGGAAGCGCCAGCGCTTCCGAGATAGTTGCAGGCGCTCTGCAAGACTGGGGACGTGCCGTAATCCTGGGTACCAAGACATTCGGAAAGGGTTCAGTGCAGACTGTTATGGAACTAAGTGACGGTTCAGGCCTTAGGCTGACAACCGCTCGTTATTACACACCCAAGGACAGGTCGATCCAGACCACAGGTATTGAGCCTGATATCGCAGTAAAGTCTGAGAACGGATCAGGTACCCACCCTATTGTAAGAGAAAAGGACCTTGCAAGGCACCTTGAAAACGATTTAATAAAAACTAAAGACAAAGAAGTGAAGAAAGATGAAGCAGCAGACAATCCAGTCATTACCGAAGAAGACGCTCCTGAAGCAGTTGTTAAAGATGAAAAAGCTGAAGATATTCAGCTTCAGCGTGCGGTTGACCTTCTTAAGGGATGGCAGGTATTTAAAGACTTGAAAAAGGCATCATAG
- a CDS encoding permease-like cell division protein FtsX, whose amino-acid sequence MRTLLNPYDTALQNLWREKWINLLAALSISTVMLILAAFLILTANIESFINKWFNDFRIIVYMDEGIGKDEEEAIKTLFRQDSDISSVKYISKEDALAELQKALGTDNSLLESVDSNPLPSSFELKLKRMALNPAFVKRKAAAILQIPGVDDVQSGEKWLTSFIRITRALRAFALIIGSALLTAVIFISFSTIKILFSRREEEVNNLKTLGATRGSIRLTFLIEGIVIGALGGAVCSSVILFSYPLITSKLIELLPEIGASLFHLPLDMLLFGPIAGALLSLTGSFIAVEKIKY is encoded by the coding sequence ATGAGGACGCTGCTGAATCCATATGATACCGCTCTTCAGAATCTCTGGCGTGAAAAGTGGATAAACCTCCTTGCCGCTCTCTCAATAAGCACGGTTATGCTGATACTCGCCGCATTCCTTATATTAACAGCCAACATCGAATCATTTATCAACAAATGGTTTAATGATTTCCGCATTATTGTCTATATGGATGAAGGCATCGGCAAAGATGAAGAAGAGGCGATCAAAACATTGTTCCGGCAAGACAGCGACATATCAAGTGTAAAGTATATATCAAAGGAAGATGCCTTAGCAGAGCTGCAGAAGGCCCTGGGCACGGACAACTCACTCCTTGAATCTGTTGACAGCAATCCGCTGCCCTCCTCTTTTGAGCTTAAACTGAAACGTATGGCGTTAAACCCTGCCTTTGTTAAACGAAAAGCAGCTGCAATACTTCAAATCCCCGGCGTGGATGATGTTCAGTCAGGAGAAAAATGGCTCACATCCTTTATCAGGATCACCAGGGCATTAAGGGCATTTGCATTGATAATCGGCTCAGCATTATTGACCGCGGTCATCTTTATATCATTCAGTACAATAAAGATACTCTTTTCCAGAAGAGAGGAAGAGGTCAATAACCTGAAGACGCTTGGCGCAACAAGAGGGTCTATAAGGCTGACGTTTCTGATCGAAGGCATTGTCATAGGAGCGCTCGGAGGCGCTGTCTGCTCATCTGTCATCTTGTTTTCCTATCCTTTAATTACCTCAAAATTAATTGAACTTTTGCCGGAAATAGGGGCATCCCTCTTCCATCTGCCTTTAGATATGTTATTGTTTGGCCCCATTGCCGGTGCATTGCTAAGCCTTACAGGCAGTTTCATTGCGGTCGAAAAGATTAAATACTGA